A genomic region of uncultured Methanobrevibacter sp. contains the following coding sequences:
- a CDS encoding LemA family protein — translation MRTLYKIIIIIAILFVSFELSSLFQGSFFYILITLILLAGISSYTISIYNDLITKRNQVKSSWSKIDVQLKRRTDLIPNLVEVVKGYAKHENDTYAQISLARSSLMNAKSIPDMQESNAQLSRGIANLYAIAERYPELKADANFLNLQGQLTDTENKIAIYRERFNNFVLIYNNSCEQFPSNIVAQLFGFNSANFIEVLEEEKIVPKVQF, via the coding sequence ATGAGAACATTATACAAAATAATTATTATAATAGCTATTTTATTTGTAAGTTTTGAATTAAGTAGTCTATTTCAAGGTAGTTTCTTCTATATTTTAATTACATTAATTCTCCTTGCAGGTATCAGTAGTTACACAATTTCAATTTATAATGATTTAATAACTAAAAGAAATCAAGTTAAAAGTTCATGGAGTAAAATCGATGTTCAATTAAAAAGAAGAACTGATTTAATTCCAAATTTAGTGGAAGTTGTTAAAGGTTATGCAAAACATGAAAATGATACATACGCTCAAATAAGTTTAGCTAGATCATCATTAATGAATGCTAAAAGCATTCCTGATATGCAAGAATCTAATGCCCAATTATCTAGAGGTATTGCTAATTTATATGCAATTGCTGAAAGATATCCTGAATTAAAAGCAGATGCAAACTTTTTAAATCTACAAGGACAATTAACTGACACTGAAAATAAAATTGCAATTTACAGAGAAAGATTTAACAATTTTGTTTTAATTTATAATAACAGTTGTGAACAATTTCCAAGCAATATAGTTGCTCAATTATTTGGATTTAATAGTGCAAACTTTATTGAAGTTCTTGAAGAAGAAAAAATAGTACCCAAAGTTCAATTTTAA
- a CDS encoding TIGR00297 family protein, translating into MVEKLIMINWGYVLILFLLGFLTYKRKSLDALGSIVMIVMGIIIIFSAGFNWLLLILIFLILSLVATKFSKSYKRSLGEFEGRRTTKNVISNGIVAVMMAAFGGYYLSFVGGFIGAIATATADTLASEIGVLHQPRLITTFKKVEPGTDGAVSVLGTVAGMVGAAIVGICAFFLGIVHDPILAIILAVIPGTLGCFMDSFLGALFERKDLLTNEHVNLIATITGALIGILLV; encoded by the coding sequence ATGGTTGAAAAATTAATAATGATTAATTGGGGTTATGTTTTAATACTATTTTTATTGGGATTTTTAACATACAAAAGAAAATCATTGGATGCTCTAGGTTCAATTGTCATGATTGTAATGGGTATTATCATTATTTTTTCAGCGGGATTTAATTGGTTGTTATTAATTTTAATATTTCTTATTTTAAGCTTGGTAGCTACAAAATTCTCAAAATCTTATAAAAGATCTTTAGGAGAATTTGAAGGTAGGAGAACAACTAAAAATGTTATTTCAAATGGTATTGTAGCAGTTATGATGGCTGCATTTGGCGGTTATTATCTTTCTTTTGTTGGAGGATTTATTGGAGCAATAGCTACTGCAACAGCAGATACTTTAGCTAGTGAAATTGGTGTTTTACATCAACCTAGATTAATCACTACTTTTAAAAAGGTAGAACCTGGAACTGATGGTGCAGTATCTGTTTTAGGAACTGTTGCAGGTATGGTTGGTGCAGCTATTGTTGGTATCTGTGCATTTTTCCTTGGAATTGTTCATGATCCTATTTTAGCTATTATTTTAGCAGTTATTCCTGGAACTTTAGGTTGTTTTATGGATAGTTTTCTTGGAGCTCTTTTTGAAAGAAAAGATTTGTTAACTAATGAACATGTAAATCTTATAGCTACTATTACTGGTGCTTTAATTGGTATTTTGCTTGTTTGA
- the glmU gene encoding bifunctional sugar-1-phosphate nucleotidylyltransferase/acetyltransferase: MKLKAIILSAGEGSRMRPLTLTKPKTMLPVAGKPIIQYNIESLRDNGIKDILLIVRYKEDMVRNYFGDGSEFGVNISYKTQKDFLGTANAISYGEDFIDDSLIVLNGDIILDDEIIHEIIKKYNYLTPDTLMLLTEVEDPSAFGVVEIENGNIKSIVEKPKREEAPSNLVNAGIYIFNKDIFDKINKTEISERGEYEITDSVTLQIREGKSVIGHKTSKDWIDVGRPWELIEVNEELIGKLKTEIKGTIEEGAFIHGEVFLDEGSVIKAGVYIEGNVYIGKNCDIGPNSYIRGNTYFGDNVHVGNAVEIKNSIIMENTNVSHLSYVGDSVIGSNCNIAAGTNIANLRFDNATIKTKIKNQKIDSGRRKLGAIIGDSVKTGINSSFSPGVKVGHNSTIGSGVLLYEDLPSDTRVLEKQTHIIQKKKKKN; encoded by the coding sequence ATAAAATTGAAAGCTATAATTTTAAGTGCTGGTGAAGGTTCTAGGATGAGACCATTAACCCTTACAAAACCTAAAACAATGTTGCCAGTAGCAGGTAAACCAATTATTCAGTATAATATTGAGTCTTTAAGAGATAATGGTATAAAAGATATATTGCTTATTGTACGTTATAAAGAAGACATGGTTAGAAATTACTTTGGTGATGGAAGTGAATTTGGAGTTAATATCTCTTATAAAACTCAAAAAGACTTTTTAGGAACAGCTAATGCTATTTCATATGGTGAAGATTTTATTGATGATAGTTTAATAGTTTTAAATGGCGATATTATTCTTGATGATGAAATTATTCATGAAATAATTAAAAAATATAATTATTTAACACCAGATACATTAATGCTTTTAACTGAAGTGGAGGATCCTTCTGCATTTGGTGTTGTTGAAATAGAAAATGGAAATATTAAAAGCATTGTAGAGAAACCAAAACGTGAAGAAGCACCAAGTAATCTTGTTAATGCAGGGATTTACATATTTAATAAAGATATATTTGATAAAATTAATAAAACAGAAATCTCTGAAAGAGGAGAATATGAGATTACAGATTCAGTAACTTTACAAATCCGGGAAGGTAAATCTGTTATTGGACATAAAACATCTAAAGATTGGATTGATGTAGGTAGGCCATGGGAATTAATTGAAGTAAATGAAGAATTAATTGGCAAACTCAAAACAGAAATTAAAGGAACAATTGAAGAGGGTGCATTTATTCATGGTGAAGTATTTTTAGATGAAGGCAGTGTTATTAAAGCAGGAGTATATATTGAAGGAAATGTATATATTGGTAAAAACTGTGACATAGGACCTAATTCTTATATTCGTGGAAATACTTACTTTGGTGACAATGTTCATGTAGGTAACGCTGTTGAAATTAAAAATTCAATTATCATGGAAAATACAAATGTCAGTCACTTAAGTTATGTTGGGGATTCTGTTATAGGTTCTAACTGTAATATTGCAGCTGGAACAAATATAGCTAATTTACGTTTTGATAATGCAACTATTAAAACTAAAATTAAAAATCAAAAAATTGATAGTGGAAGGCGTAAATTAGGAGCTATCATTGGTGATTCTGTTAAAACAGGTATTAATTCAAGTTTCTCTCCTGGTGTAAAAGTAGGTCATAATTCTACTATTGGATCAGGGGTATTATTATATGAGGATTTACCTTCAGATACAAGAGTATTAGAAAAACAAACTCATATTATTCAAAAGAAAAAGAAAAAAAATTAA
- a CDS encoding gamma carbonic anhydrase family protein — MENKKDSVVICPGAQVFGDVELGEDVSIWHGAVLRGDVDSIKIGNNSNVQDNCVLHCSKDFPITIGDNVSIGHGAVVHGCTLEDNVLIGMNATVLNGAHIGKNSIVGAGAVVSEGKEFPEGSLILGVPGKLIKEVSPEQIQHIQENADNYKELSKQYK, encoded by the coding sequence ATGGAAAATAAAAAAGACTCTGTTGTAATATGTCCAGGTGCACAAGTATTCGGTGATGTTGAATTAGGTGAAGATGTATCAATTTGGCATGGTGCAGTACTTAGGGGAGATGTAGATTCTATTAAAATAGGTAATAATTCTAATGTGCAAGATAATTGCGTGTTGCATTGTAGTAAGGATTTTCCAATAACAATTGGAGATAATGTATCTATAGGTCATGGAGCTGTAGTTCATGGTTGTACTTTAGAAGACAATGTTTTAATTGGAATGAATGCAACTGTGTTAAATGGAGCACATATTGGTAAAAATTCTATTGTAGGTGCAGGAGCTGTTGTAAGTGAAGGTAAAGAATTCCCTGAAGGCAGTTTAATTTTAGGAGTTCCAGGTAAATTAATAAAAGAAGTTTCTCCTGAACAAATTCAACATATTCAAGAAAACGCTGATAATTATAAAGAACTTTCAAAACAATATAAATAA
- the glmM gene encoding phosphoglucosamine mutase produces MVAKKLFGTSGIRGKINSEVTCELALNVGKSLAYYLGNDGTVVLGYDTRTTNVMLDQAICAGLLESGIDVIKIGMVPTPLVGYATNKLGADAGIMLTASHNPSQYNGIKIWNANGMAYTSVQESEIEEIYANKDYISVTWDKVGTLKVNEEIKGKYIDDLVKMVDIKPGLKVVIDCASGAGSEISPLVFRKAGCEVTTLNSQPDGFFPGRNPEPNAENLQNLMKTVVSIGADLGIAHDGDADRMITIDENGNISPFDSLLALISKEFDGDIVTTVDAGLCMDESVNGRVLRTKVGDVNVAEVIIEESAAFGGEPSGTWLHPDFCMCPDGILSGLRMAEIVSNKGKLSKLLADIPSYPNIREKITCSKEAKFAVMENMEELLKDNFDDIKEVNSIDGVRLTFEDDSWVLVRPSGTEDYIRITLESKDESRAHSIKETCVKIIKENI; encoded by the coding sequence ATGGTTGCTAAGAAACTTTTTGGAACTTCTGGAATTAGAGGAAAAATAAATTCTGAAGTTACTTGTGAACTTGCATTAAATGTTGGTAAATCTTTAGCTTATTATTTAGGTAATGATGGAACTGTAGTTTTAGGTTATGATACTAGAACTACTAATGTAATGCTTGATCAAGCTATTTGTGCAGGTTTGCTTGAAAGTGGGATTGATGTAATTAAAATAGGTATGGTTCCAACTCCTTTAGTAGGTTATGCAACTAACAAGTTAGGGGCGGATGCAGGAATAATGTTAACTGCATCTCATAATCCGTCACAATATAATGGTATTAAAATTTGGAATGCAAATGGTATGGCATATACTTCAGTTCAAGAAAGTGAAATTGAAGAAATTTATGCAAATAAGGATTATATTTCAGTAACTTGGGATAAAGTAGGTACTTTAAAAGTTAATGAAGAAATTAAAGGAAAATATATTGATGATTTAGTTAAAATGGTTGATATTAAACCAGGATTAAAAGTTGTAATCGACTGTGCTTCTGGTGCTGGAAGTGAAATTTCTCCGTTAGTTTTTAGAAAAGCAGGATGTGAAGTAACAACACTTAATTCTCAGCCTGACGGATTTTTCCCAGGAAGAAATCCTGAACCAAATGCTGAAAATTTACAAAATTTGATGAAAACTGTTGTATCTATTGGAGCAGATTTGGGAATTGCTCATGATGGTGATGCTGATCGTATGATTACCATTGATGAAAATGGTAATATTTCCCCATTTGATTCTTTACTTGCATTAATTTCTAAAGAATTTGATGGAGATATAGTTACTACTGTAGATGCAGGTTTATGTATGGATGAATCAGTAAATGGTAGAGTTTTAAGAACTAAAGTTGGAGATGTTAACGTAGCTGAAGTTATTATTGAAGAATCTGCTGCATTTGGTGGGGAACCTTCTGGAACATGGTTACATCCTGATTTTTGCATGTGTCCTGATGGCATACTTTCAGGTTTAAGAATGGCAGAAATTGTATCAAATAAAGGTAAATTATCTAAATTACTTGCAGATATTCCATCTTATCCAAATATACGTGAAAAAATAACTTGTTCTAAAGAAGCTAAATTTGCAGTTATGGAAAATATGGAAGAATTGTTAAAAGATAACTTTGATGATATTAAAGAGGTTAATTCAATTGATGGGGTTAGATTAACCTTTGAAGATGATAGTTGGGTTTTAGTAAGACCTTCTGGAACTGAAGATTATATTAGAATAACTTTAGAATCTAAAGATGAGTCAAGAGCTCATTCTATTAAAGAAACTTGTGTTAAAATTATAAAAGAAAATATTTAA
- a CDS encoding 2,3-bisphosphoglycerate-independent phosphoglycerate mutase, protein MKGIVLVMDGMGDRPLKEFDNQTPLQAANTPNMDEMAKNGITGIMDSIAPGIIPGSDTAHLSILGYDPYEVYTGRGPFEAAGVGVDVIPGDIAFRCNFSTADENGIVTDRRAGRIREGTHEIVEVLNTMVLEDYPDIKIIFKESTGHRAVLVLRGEGLSDKVSDADPKVEGNKPKEVLALDDSDEAKKTADVLNKLVAKSYEMIKDHPVNLKRIENNEPPANIIIPRGAGEVPVVEPLNDKYEVNSACIAETGLIMGIGRFAGMDIIEMEDVTGGIDTNLENIRDTIIDQVKNSDHDFFLINIDGADEAGHDGQAIEKRDFIEKVDKVVMSELKKLEDVYIFLTADHSTPISVLNHSGDPVPVIITGPEVRVDDVCEYSEVAVAKGGLCRIRGSDVMNIMMDLMNYAHKFGA, encoded by the coding sequence ATGAAGGGAATAGTTTTAGTAATGGATGGTATGGGGGATCGTCCACTTAAAGAATTTGATAATCAAACCCCTCTTCAAGCAGCTAACACTCCAAATATGGATGAAATGGCTAAAAATGGTATAACTGGAATTATGGATTCAATAGCTCCAGGTATCATACCAGGTAGTGATACTGCACATTTATCTATTTTAGGTTATGACCCATATGAAGTATACACTGGAAGGGGTCCTTTTGAAGCAGCAGGTGTTGGAGTAGATGTTATTCCTGGAGATATTGCATTTAGATGTAATTTCTCAACAGCTGATGAAAATGGAATAGTTACTGATAGGCGTGCAGGAAGAATCAGAGAGGGAACTCATGAAATCGTTGAAGTGTTAAATACAATGGTTTTGGAAGATTATCCTGACATTAAAATTATTTTTAAAGAATCAACTGGTCACAGAGCAGTTTTAGTATTAAGAGGTGAAGGTCTCTCAGATAAAGTAAGTGATGCTGATCCTAAAGTAGAAGGAAATAAACCTAAGGAAGTTTTAGCTTTAGATGATTCTGATGAAGCTAAAAAAACTGCAGATGTTTTAAATAAATTAGTAGCTAAATCTTATGAAATGATTAAAGATCATCCTGTTAACTTAAAAAGAATAGAAAACAATGAACCTCCAGCAAATATTATTATTCCTCGTGGAGCTGGGGAAGTGCCAGTAGTAGAACCTTTAAATGATAAATATGAAGTTAATTCTGCATGTATCGCTGAAACAGGTCTTATTATGGGTATTGGTAGATTTGCAGGTATGGACATTATTGAAATGGAAGATGTTACTGGTGGAATTGATACTAATTTAGAAAATATTAGAGATACAATCATTGATCAAGTTAAAAATTCTGACCATGATTTCTTTTTAATAAATATTGATGGTGCAGATGAAGCAGGTCATGATGGACAAGCTATTGAGAAACGTGATTTCATTGAAAAAGTTGATAAAGTTGTTATGAGTGAACTTAAAAAACTTGAAGATGTATATATATTTTTAACTGCTGATCATTCAACTCCAATTTCTGTTTTGAATCACTCTGGAGATCCAGTTCCAGTTATTATAACTGGTCCTGAAGTAAGAGTTGATGATGTATGTGAATATTCTGAAGTAGCTGTTGCAAAAGGTGGTCTTTGCAGAATTAGAGGATCAGATGTTATGAACATTATGATGGATTTAATGAATTATGCTCATAAATTCGGAGCTTAA
- a CDS encoding class II glutamine amidotransferase, with the protein MCEIFCFNSNKATKVNECLKCFYEHCDEHPHGWGLANMHPNGTKISKEPIKAKCSKNLKNILSNPIVGKNIFAHIRLATIGELITPNCHPFTQADDNNRSWILIHNGTIFDYPPLNEYKSKEYGDTDSERILLYIIDKVNEAELKKGEPLNTYERFNLLTNILSDMSLNNKLNLMICDGDQVYIHSNLEGSLYYLKTNDGLLFTTTPISNNENWAKLPINILFCLKDGEILYKSERHDNEYIETPEQLEYLNKFIDSIEKNDGEEVW; encoded by the coding sequence ATGTGTGAAATATTTTGTTTTAATTCAAATAAAGCTACAAAAGTAAATGAATGTCTTAAATGTTTTTATGAACATTGTGATGAACATCCACATGGTTGGGGATTAGCAAATATGCATCCCAATGGAACAAAAATAAGTAAAGAACCAATTAAAGCAAAATGTAGTAAAAACTTAAAAAATATTTTATCTAACCCCATTGTTGGTAAAAATATTTTTGCACATATCAGACTAGCTACAATAGGAGAATTAATAACTCCAAATTGTCATCCTTTTACTCAGGCAGATGATAATAATAGGAGTTGGATATTAATACATAATGGAACAATCTTTGATTATCCACCATTAAACGAATATAAATCAAAAGAATATGGTGATACTGACTCTGAAAGAATTTTACTTTATATTATAGATAAAGTGAATGAAGCAGAACTTAAAAAAGGTGAACCTTTAAATACATATGAACGTTTTAATCTACTTACCAACATCCTATCAGACATGTCATTGAATAATAAATTAAACCTAATGATTTGTGATGGTGATCAAGTATACATCCATTCAAACTTAGAGGGTTCATTATATTACTTAAAAACTAATGATGGGTTGCTTTTTACAACAACTCCAATATCTAACAATGAAAACTGGGCAAAACTTCCAATAAATATATTATTTTGTCTAAAAGATGGTGAAATACTTTACAAAAGTGAAAGACACGACAATGAATATATAGAAACTCCTGAACAATTAGAATATTTAAATAAGTTTATTGATTCCATTGAAAAAAATGATGGTGAGGAAGTATGGTAA
- a CDS encoding anaerobic ribonucleoside-triphosphate reductase activating protein, with product MYVGGTVISSVEFHGNMSLVIFMSKCPLACRYCHNVELLEDNTQQTFEEIKQEIDSSADFIDAVVISGGEPLVQYDAVIEILKYVRKVGLKTKLDTSGIYPDKLEEILKLNLLDFISLDIKAPFEKYKKVTGANIGSQVHKSMNLINKYGVHLETRTTYVPTLHTKKDIFNLVMDIESEVYTIQQFRNKDVLDPKLEKVEVPNPHELRKLAEMIKPYFDGVVKVKSAEFGEEII from the coding sequence ATGTACGTGGGAGGAACTGTGATTTCTTCTGTTGAATTTCATGGAAACATGTCATTAGTTATTTTCATGTCAAAATGTCCTTTAGCTTGTCGTTATTGTCATAATGTGGAACTTTTGGAAGATAATACTCAACAAACTTTTGAAGAAATTAAACAAGAAATAGATTCATCTGCAGATTTTATTGATGCTGTTGTAATTTCAGGTGGTGAACCATTAGTTCAATATGATGCTGTTATTGAAATATTGAAGTATGTTCGGAAAGTAGGACTTAAAACTAAATTGGATACTAGTGGGATTTATCCTGATAAACTTGAGGAAATTTTGAAACTTAATCTTTTGGATTTTATATCTTTAGATATTAAAGCTCCATTTGAGAAATATAAGAAAGTTACAGGAGCTAATATAGGTTCTCAAGTTCATAAATCTATGAATTTAATAAATAAATATGGGGTTCATTTAGAGACTAGAACAACTTATGTTCCAACTTTACATACTAAAAAAGATATTTTTAATTTGGTAATGGACATTGAGTCTGAAGTTTACACTATTCAACAATTTAGGAATAAGGATGTTTTAGATCCTAAATTAGAAAAAGTTGAAGTTCCTAATCCTCATGAATTGAGGAAATTAGCTGAAATGATTAAACCTTATTTTGATGGTGTTGTAAAAGTTAAATCTGCAGAATTTGGAGAAGAAATAATTTAA
- a CDS encoding tetratricopeptide repeat protein codes for MPILSFSSQDIDIITGKKTMTIRKLWKTPLKKGDRLYCYWNLVSKEKKKIFEAKVVDVQTIPYLDLKDNDDLARKEGFKDAKEMVKDFKKMYAGQIDDSEQFQIIYFEKLDVDEWKGDKIDEKAMITQRADILFDSGKFDKSTMCYDAALKIDPGDVYLLNKQGDNLSRLGRFTQAIYCYDKALEIEPHNEYILNNKAIALLNSGKLNEALDVSNIALAVNPNSSIVLYWRGFILEVLGKFDEALDVYDHLILIDSENPEVWNSRGNLLSDMGKLDEAIESFDKALEVCLDDSELDAGSINRMGNAYIDLGKLDEALECFNTAISLEKNNIDFLLNKGVVLMELGKFEEAVESFNKVLLKSPDNEDAFFLKEECLENL; via the coding sequence ATGCCAATCTTATCATTTTCAAGTCAAGATATTGATATAATCACTGGAAAAAAGACTATGACTATACGTAAGCTTTGGAAAACTCCTCTTAAAAAAGGTGACAGGCTTTATTGCTATTGGAATTTAGTATCTAAAGAAAAAAAGAAAATTTTTGAAGCTAAAGTTGTAGATGTACAAACTATTCCTTATTTGGATTTGAAGGATAATGATGATTTAGCTCGTAAAGAAGGATTTAAAGATGCTAAAGAAATGGTAAAAGATTTTAAAAAGATGTATGCTGGACAAATTGATGATTCTGAGCAATTTCAAATTATTTACTTTGAAAAATTGGATGTTGATGAGTGGAAAGGGGATAAAATTGATGAAAAAGCTATGATAACACAAAGAGCAGATATTCTTTTTGATAGTGGAAAATTTGATAAATCTACAATGTGTTATGATGCTGCATTAAAAATAGATCCTGGAGATGTTTATTTATTGAATAAACAGGGGGATAATCTTTCAAGATTAGGTAGGTTTACTCAAGCAATCTATTGTTATGATAAAGCTTTGGAAATTGAGCCTCATAATGAATATATTTTAAATAATAAAGCAATAGCTTTACTTAACTCTGGAAAATTAAATGAAGCATTAGATGTTAGTAATATTGCTCTTGCTGTGAATCCAAATAGTTCTATTGTTTTATATTGGAGAGGATTTATTTTAGAAGTTTTAGGTAAATTTGATGAAGCATTGGATGTTTATGATCATTTGATTTTGATAGATAGTGAAAATCCTGAAGTGTGGAACTCAAGAGGAAATTTATTGTCAGATATGGGTAAATTGGATGAGGCTATTGAATCTTTTGATAAAGCTTTAGAAGTTTGCCTTGATGATTCTGAATTGGATGCAGGTTCTATTAATCGTATGGGTAATGCTTATATTGATTTGGGAAAATTAGATGAAGCATTAGAATGTTTTAATACTGCTATTTCTTTAGAAAAAAATAATATTGATTTTTTATTGAATAAAGGAGTAGTTTTAATGGAATTAGGAAAATTTGAAGAAGCTGTGGAAAGTTTCAATAAGGTTTTACTTAAATCTCCTGATAATGAAGATGCATTTTTCTTAAAAGAAGAATGTTTGGAAAATTTATAA
- a CDS encoding 30S ribosomal protein S3ae: MAKAKTRRRVRDTWKEKSWYTIKTPVNFEDKEIGETPARDPDYLIGRGVEVTMRELSGDFSKQYIKLRFEIDNVAGDTANTKFTGHKTTTDYVRSMIRRGTSRIDASCVVKTKDDRKLKLHVLAVTTRRAKSSQQKYMRQVINDLLTETAAEKSFDELIKLVVNGKLASEVYHNAKKIYPLKRVEIIKSKVLN; encoded by the coding sequence ATGGCAAAAGCAAAAACAAGGCGTAGAGTACGTGATACATGGAAAGAAAAATCTTGGTATACTATTAAAACACCAGTTAACTTTGAAGATAAAGAAATTGGAGAAACTCCAGCAAGAGATCCTGATTACCTTATTGGTAGAGGAGTAGAAGTTACTATGAGGGAATTATCTGGAGACTTCTCTAAACAATATATTAAACTCAGATTTGAAATTGATAATGTAGCAGGAGATACTGCAAACACTAAATTTACAGGTCACAAAACTACTACTGATTATGTAAGAAGTATGATTAGAAGAGGAACCAGTAGAATCGATGCTTCTTGTGTTGTTAAAACTAAAGATGATCGTAAACTTAAACTCCATGTACTTGCAGTAACTACAAGAAGAGCTAAATCTTCCCAACAAAAATACATGAGACAAGTTATCAATGATTTATTAACTGAAACTGCAGCTGAAAAATCATTTGATGAATTAATTAAACTTGTAGTAAATGGTAAATTAGCATCTGAAGTTTACCACAATGCTAAAAAAATCTACCCTCTTAAAAGAGTGGAAATTATTAAAAGTAAAGTATTAAATTAA
- the hisC gene encoding histidinol-phosphate transaminase — MKPRMIVSEMDSYVPGKSQDEIASEFNLNKEDIIKLGSNENPFGPSPKAIEAIEKECKNINRYPESVLNELQQELANYSGVKQSQVIVGGDGADEIIDVLAKTFIDEGDEFIVPLPSYMYYEYLLQQYGARPVYAKWNLDENKLDIDSIVDAINSKTKMIFLCTPNNPSGTLIDKEDIKRIASQNPDILIIVDEAYFEYAEITNKDLINEFNNIFIIRTMSKVMGLAGMRVGYGLACEEIIEYMHRIKPVFSLTRLSYVAALNTLRDEDYIKSSIKKGIESRQYLYNELSKIDSLNVFPSKSNFMLIGIKDTGFTASELALELMKHGVIVRDCTSFKGLDEFWIRISICTLEEDEKFINIMKEVLS; from the coding sequence ATGAAACCAAGGATGATAGTTAGTGAAATGGATTCTTATGTTCCAGGTAAATCTCAAGATGAGATAGCTAGTGAATTTAATTTAAATAAAGAAGACATCATTAAATTAGGATCTAATGAAAATCCATTTGGCCCTTCTCCTAAAGCTATTGAGGCTATTGAAAAAGAATGTAAAAATATAAATAGATATCCTGAATCTGTTTTAAATGAGCTTCAACAAGAATTAGCTAATTACTCTGGGGTTAAACAATCTCAAGTTATTGTTGGTGGGGATGGTGCTGATGAAATAATTGATGTTTTAGCGAAAACATTTATTGATGAAGGTGATGAGTTTATTGTACCTCTTCCTTCTTACATGTATTATGAATACTTATTGCAACAGTACGGTGCCCGTCCAGTTTATGCTAAATGGAATTTAGATGAAAATAAATTAGACATTGATTCTATTGTAGATGCTATAAATAGTAAAACAAAAATGATTTTTTTATGCACTCCAAATAATCCTTCAGGTACTTTAATTGACAAAGAAGATATTAAAAGAATTGCAAGTCAAAATCCAGATATTTTAATTATTGTGGATGAAGCTTACTTTGAGTATGCTGAAATTACTAATAAGGATTTAATCAATGAATTTAATAATATTTTTATTATCAGAACAATGTCTAAAGTAATGGGGCTTGCTGGAATGAGAGTGGGTTATGGTTTAGCTTGTGAAGAAATAATTGAATACATGCATAGGATTAAACCGGTATTTTCATTAACAAGGTTATCTTATGTGGCTGCTCTTAATACTTTAAGAGATGAAGACTATATAAAATCATCTATTAAAAAAGGAATTGAAAGCAGGCAATATCTTTATAATGAATTATCAAAAATAGATTCATTAAATGTTTTTCCATCTAAATCTAATTTCATGTTAATTGGTATAAAAGATACTGGATTTACAGCATCTGAATTAGCGTTGGAACTCATGAAACACGGAGTTATTGTAAGAGACTGCACTTCATTTAAAGGTTTGGATGAATTTTGGATTAGAATAAGTATCTGTACTTTAGAAGAGGATGAAAAATTTATTAATATTATGAAAGAGGTATTATCTTAA